The following proteins are co-located in the Macadamia integrifolia cultivar HAES 741 chromosome 3, SCU_Mint_v3, whole genome shotgun sequence genome:
- the LOC122074480 gene encoding uncharacterized protein LOC122074480 translates to MGLGALRNLIRPLARAVVKQSAGHFPAPSPSPSSALTELRWSFGSLQLHTPWIPLSNGFNSLTDTRFPKRRPGYKPRRKRASLKPPGPYAWVQYTPGEPIAASNPNEGSVKGRNEKKRMRQRRAFILSERKKRKVQLQEANKKKRIMRVERKMAAVARERAWTQRLAELQQLEEEKKKSMA, encoded by the exons ATGGGATTGGGAGCATTGAGAAACCTGATTCGTCCTTTGGCTAGAGCTGTTGTAAAGCAGAGTGCCGGCCATTTCCCGGCGCCGTCGCCATCGCCATCTTCGGCATTAACCGAGTTGCGTTGGTCTTTTGGTTCGCTGCAGCTGCACACACCATGGATTCCGTTGTCGAATGGTTTTAATAGCTTAACAGACACTCGATTTCCCAAGAGAAGGCCAGGCTATAAACCTCGAAGAAAAAGGGCTAGCTTAAAACCACCAG GTCCATATGCTTGGGTGCAGTACACACCTGGTGAACCAATAGCTGCAAGCAATCCTAATGAAGGAAGTGTTAAGGGAAGGAACGAGAAGAAGCGCATGAGACAGCGGAGGGCATTTATACTG tcagaaagaaagaaacgaaAAGTTCAGTTGCAAGAAgctaacaagaagaaaagaatcatGAGGGTAGAGCGTAAGATGGCTGCAGTGGCAAGGGAAAGAGCATGGACTCAAAGACTAGCAGAGCTGCAGCAActtgaggaagagaagaagaaatccatgGCTTGA